The Sulfuricurvum sp. genome contains a region encoding:
- the ung gene encoding uracil-DNA glycosylase codes for MATNPIIHESWREALSAEFAHPYMEELKAFLVEEKKHYTIFPHGSNIFNAFNSTPFESVKVVILGQDPYHGVGQAHGLSFSVQQGIPLPPSLQNIFKELVSDIGCPYPKSGDLSHWAREGVLLLNTLLTVRSGEPFSHKERGWERFTDQVIRTLSAQREHIVFILWGAPAGKKASLIDGRKHLILTAPHPSPLSSYRGFFGSKPFSQTNNYLKSIQIAPIEWSL; via the coding sequence ATGGCAACTAATCCGATTATCCATGAAAGCTGGAGAGAGGCGTTAAGTGCTGAATTCGCTCATCCGTATATGGAGGAGTTGAAAGCCTTTTTGGTCGAAGAGAAAAAACATTACACGATTTTCCCCCATGGAAGCAATATCTTCAATGCGTTTAACTCCACCCCTTTTGAGAGTGTCAAAGTGGTTATTTTAGGTCAAGACCCGTATCACGGAGTAGGGCAAGCGCACGGGTTGTCATTCTCGGTACAGCAAGGGATTCCTCTCCCCCCCTCACTCCAAAACATCTTTAAAGAGCTGGTGAGCGATATCGGATGCCCGTATCCCAAAAGCGGTGATTTGAGCCATTGGGCTCGTGAGGGGGTATTGCTCCTCAACACTCTCCTCACTGTCCGCTCAGGTGAGCCATTTTCGCATAAAGAGCGGGGGTGGGAGCGGTTTACCGATCAGGTAATCCGAACACTTAGTGCACAACGTGAACATATCGTTTTTATCCTCTGGGGAGCACCTGCGGGGAAAAAGGCTTCGTTGATTGATGGACGTAAACATCTGATTCTCACGGCTCCTCATCCCTCTCCTCTCTCTTCGTATCGAGGGTTTTTCGGCTCAAAGCCGTTTAGTCAAACGAACAACTATCTCAAATCGATACAGATAGCTCCGATTGAGTGGTCTCTTTGA
- a CDS encoding DUF502 domain-containing protein, with protein MGSKAKLLFRYIFVGALSLFPLILVLIVVNYLKNLGVSAYLSLHDFTNSFGVTIFLMIGVIVVFAVLGYSIEKYGRSIFVSAIDNTFEKIPAVRSVYSISKKMAAMFSGGDENSKKEVVLVEYPKENVWVPAYLLNHHENICVLFIPTSPNPTSGYTVLVDEKMIKKTTLTLQEASSFIISMGADFPQKEKVSQLIQTHQTSVQGL; from the coding sequence ATGGGCTCAAAAGCCAAATTATTATTTCGCTATATTTTTGTAGGGGCTTTATCTCTTTTCCCTTTAATCTTGGTATTGATTGTTGTTAATTATCTAAAAAATTTGGGGGTTAGTGCCTATCTCTCTTTGCATGATTTTACCAATTCGTTCGGAGTGACAATCTTTTTGATGATTGGAGTTATTGTTGTTTTTGCAGTTCTTGGGTACTCGATAGAAAAATACGGTCGATCTATTTTTGTCTCCGCTATCGACAACACTTTTGAAAAAATTCCCGCCGTCCGCTCTGTCTATTCGATTTCGAAAAAAATGGCGGCGATGTTTTCAGGGGGGGATGAAAATTCGAAAAAAGAGGTAGTTCTCGTCGAATATCCCAAAGAAAACGTGTGGGTTCCCGCTTATTTGCTAAACCATCATGAAAATATTTGTGTCTTATTTATCCCTACCTCTCCGAACCCTACGAGCGGTTATACGGTATTGGTCGATGAAAAGATGATTAAAAAAACAACCCTTACCCTTCAAGAAGCATCCTCCTTTATTATCAGTATGGGGGCAGATTTTCCTCAAAAAGAGAAAGTCTCACAACTTATTCAAACTCATCAAACTTCGGTTCAGGGGCTTTAA
- a CDS encoding DNA-directed RNA polymerase subunit omega, which translates to MRLEQLTAKALETANIDRYQLALAVAKRSEELLNGASTKLNVDTKKMKHADIALMEIAEGHVTIKGFVNKA; encoded by the coding sequence ATGAGACTTGAACAATTAACAGCAAAAGCGTTAGAAACTGCCAATATTGATCGTTATCAATTGGCATTAGCGGTAGCAAAGCGCTCAGAAGAGCTTTTAAACGGTGCATCAACAAAACTTAATGTTGATACAAAAAAAATGAAACATGCTGATATTGCTTTGATGGAAATTGCTGAGGGGCATGTTACTATCAAAGGCTTTGTTAATAAAGCGTAA
- a CDS encoding CHAD domain-containing protein codes for MKPHKLTQFLLYQLYHARVLLHSNNGKEEQIHEFRVTLRSIRSLVKLFLNDVTPFPKILKTAMQETNSIRELDVLINTLKRSQYPKLFKHLKKLRKQSVKTLFTPQYHTKTLLLIEEYSYLISQYEPDFISEILIQKVLTHYQHCLDSYLALESNATPKMLHQLRIEFKDARYGFEFLEISDLHQCSEVIAHCKELQNMLGSIQDTVNQIDLLKKIYLEFPSPEVKELLKKQKKVLQKLKETTQSELSVSI; via the coding sequence ATGAAACCACATAAATTAACTCAGTTTTTACTTTATCAGCTTTATCACGCACGAGTTCTTCTCCATTCGAATAATGGCAAGGAGGAGCAAATCCATGAGTTTCGAGTCACCCTTCGCAGTATCCGTTCTCTCGTAAAACTCTTTCTCAATGACGTTACCCCTTTTCCAAAAATTTTAAAAACTGCTATGCAAGAGACCAACTCGATTCGAGAACTCGATGTACTGATTAACACCCTTAAACGCTCCCAATACCCAAAACTTTTTAAACATCTCAAGAAACTTCGAAAACAAAGTGTAAAAACCCTTTTTACCCCTCAATATCACACGAAAACTCTTTTGTTGATAGAGGAGTATTCCTATCTCATTTCACAATACGAACCCGATTTTATCTCCGAAATACTTATCCAAAAAGTGCTGACCCATTACCAACATTGTTTGGATTCTTATTTAGCATTAGAGAGTAATGCCACCCCTAAAATGCTCCATCAACTCCGAATAGAGTTCAAAGACGCACGCTACGGTTTTGAATTTTTAGAGATTTCCGATTTACACCAATGCAGTGAAGTGATTGCCCACTGTAAAGAGCTACAAAACATGTTAGGCTCCATCCAAGACACCGTCAACCAAATCGACCTGCTTAAAAAAATCTATCTGGAATTTCCCTCACCCGAGGTCAAAGAGTTATTGAAAAAACAAAAAAAAGTGCTTCAAAAGCTCAAAGAGACCACTCAATCGGAGCTATCTGTATCGATTTGA
- a CDS encoding RelA/SpoT family protein, with product MNQIDIKTIQSINDVEGAVTYLRAQIPFSPLLEQSLNLASDAHANQLRKSGEPYIVHPILVASIVAGLTGDEAMVIAALLHDVVEDTVITIDEIGFDYGPDVAHLVEGLTKIDTIRDAELIPSHSDQKLVVSALTFRKMLLASIEDVRVLVVKLCDRLHNMLTLDALQPYKQHRIAEETLVVYAPIAHRLGISFLKNLLEDLSFQYLFVDDKHAIESYLEENFRSINERLDDFCEKLTQILLSNGMCQEDFEILSRVKHHYSIYLKMQRKGISIDEILDLLAVRILVKDSIDCYKVFGMVHLHFQPLSARFKDYIAIPKENGYQTLHTTVFDESAIFEVQIRTYEMHATAELGVAAHWKYKSGGNNAINLDWLHNLQYQNESVEAFYELIKNDLYSDDISVFSPKGKAFTLPRGAVALDFAYAVHTAVGDMAEGCLVNKEKASLLSELHNGDVVRIITAPDGKKITRCTWVDAVKTSRAKSSMRSNCNQRIRSVDHDSGVNILSTILRLPPDKVAEVLEKVELSEQWHRIPRELDFLKEVLNRIKEAMQENSRFGAFWTRDRFKLKPYLFNSIEILSNQTISDSVFDYCCHPKSGDEIVAFLQDNKAHVHHKMCRYASGMIDAHQPMLFVQWKREHLSRYHLIISMANAKGSLAELLTYMAKMGCDIESIELGKAKSEHTQYCEMEFQTLERDLNRLRSKLDKKGKIIQFFRTDDAYRSQG from the coding sequence TTGAATCAAATCGATATTAAAACTATTCAGAGTATCAATGATGTTGAAGGTGCGGTGACGTATCTTCGTGCGCAAATCCCCTTTTCCCCCCTTTTAGAACAATCTCTCAATTTAGCATCGGATGCTCATGCAAACCAGCTTCGAAAAAGCGGTGAACCCTATATCGTCCATCCTATTTTGGTCGCGAGTATCGTAGCAGGTCTAACCGGTGATGAAGCGATGGTAATTGCGGCATTGCTCCATGATGTTGTTGAAGATACGGTGATTACGATTGATGAGATAGGATTTGATTATGGTCCAGATGTCGCCCATTTGGTAGAGGGGTTGACGAAAATCGATACGATTCGTGATGCAGAGCTTATCCCGTCTCATTCGGATCAAAAACTGGTTGTCTCTGCACTTACTTTTCGCAAAATGCTCCTTGCCTCTATCGAAGATGTTCGGGTATTAGTGGTAAAACTGTGCGACCGATTACACAATATGTTGACGTTGGATGCATTGCAACCGTATAAACAACATCGAATTGCTGAAGAGACACTGGTCGTATATGCCCCTATCGCCCATCGTCTTGGGATCTCTTTTCTAAAAAACCTACTCGAAGATTTAAGTTTTCAATATCTTTTTGTTGATGATAAACATGCGATTGAGAGTTATTTGGAAGAGAATTTTCGTTCAATCAATGAACGACTCGATGATTTTTGTGAGAAGTTAACCCAAATCTTGTTATCTAACGGGATGTGTCAAGAGGATTTTGAGATATTGAGTCGGGTAAAACATCATTACTCTATTTATCTTAAAATGCAACGTAAAGGGATTAGTATCGATGAGATTCTTGATCTTTTAGCCGTCCGTATTTTGGTAAAAGATTCGATTGATTGCTACAAAGTTTTTGGCATGGTACATTTGCATTTTCAGCCGCTTAGTGCACGCTTTAAAGACTATATCGCCATCCCAAAAGAGAATGGATACCAAACCCTCCATACTACTGTTTTTGATGAGAGTGCTATTTTTGAGGTTCAAATACGCACTTATGAGATGCATGCAACGGCAGAGCTTGGGGTTGCGGCTCATTGGAAGTACAAAAGTGGCGGAAATAATGCAATCAACCTTGATTGGCTTCATAATCTTCAGTACCAAAACGAATCGGTAGAGGCTTTTTACGAACTTATTAAAAATGATCTTTACAGTGATGATATTTCGGTTTTCTCTCCTAAAGGTAAAGCATTTACGTTACCGCGTGGAGCGGTTGCACTCGATTTTGCTTATGCCGTTCACACCGCAGTGGGAGATATGGCTGAGGGGTGTTTAGTTAATAAAGAGAAAGCGAGTCTTTTATCTGAATTGCACAACGGTGATGTTGTTCGTATTATTACCGCACCTGATGGGAAAAAAATTACACGATGTACATGGGTCGATGCAGTTAAAACATCAAGAGCAAAATCGAGCATGCGCTCTAACTGTAACCAACGTATCCGCTCTGTAGACCATGATAGTGGGGTAAATATCCTTTCCACTATCCTTCGATTGCCTCCGGATAAAGTAGCTGAAGTGTTAGAAAAAGTGGAACTTTCTGAACAATGGCATCGGATTCCGCGTGAGCTCGATTTTCTAAAAGAGGTATTAAACCGTATTAAAGAGGCGATGCAGGAAAACAGCCGTTTCGGTGCTTTTTGGACACGGGATCGCTTTAAATTAAAACCCTATCTTTTTAATTCGATAGAAATACTCTCCAACCAAACGATTTCGGATTCGGTATTTGATTATTGTTGTCATCCGAAATCGGGAGATGAGATTGTTGCCTTTTTACAAGATAATAAAGCACATGTCCATCATAAAATGTGTCGTTATGCCAGTGGGATGATTGATGCGCACCAACCGATGCTATTTGTGCAATGGAAGCGGGAACACCTTAGCCGTTACCATCTTATTATTAGTATGGCAAATGCCAAAGGCTCTCTTGCAGAGTTACTTACCTATATGGCAAAAATGGGGTGCGATATTGAGAGTATTGAACTGGGTAAAGCAAAATCAGAGCATACCCAATATTGTGAGATGGAGTTTCAAACGTTGGAGCGTGATCTTAACCGCTTGCGCTCTAAGCTGGATAAAAAAGGGAAAATAATACAATTTTTTCGGACCGATGATGCGTACCGAAGCCAAGGATAA
- a CDS encoding endonuclease/exonuclease/phosphatase family protein, whose amino-acid sequence MKIASYNVENLFDMNDDGSEYEEYIPNTAWGWTSDMYRIKLSHTATVIRDIGADIIGLQEIESEIALKDLKAEINRQGLYYPYYAFAKTRNSAVNVALLSRYPIQSALKHPVNYSGKYRDILEAKININGKTVHMFVNHWKSKSGPESERLACAKRLLLRLKELPHNEPFVLLGDFNSHYEEYKTFLKSRKLNNTEGITGINHILHTIDDDNNPITYETLQKSTDTLYNLWYDLTEEKRWSHLFRGKGEALDNIIIPHALADGQGIEYIRGSFERFDPDYLFDKGKPYRWKSSRNYPKHHLGEGYSDHLPIYALFRI is encoded by the coding sequence GTGAAAATAGCCTCATACAATGTTGAAAACCTCTTTGATATGAACGACGACGGTAGTGAATACGAAGAGTACATCCCCAACACCGCGTGGGGATGGACAAGCGATATGTATCGGATAAAACTGAGCCATACCGCGACCGTCATCCGAGATATCGGTGCCGACATCATCGGTTTACAAGAGATTGAATCCGAAATAGCCCTCAAAGATCTCAAAGCGGAAATTAACCGTCAAGGGCTCTATTACCCCTATTACGCATTTGCCAAAACACGCAATTCAGCGGTAAACGTAGCACTCCTCAGCCGTTACCCAATCCAAAGCGCCCTCAAACACCCCGTCAATTACAGCGGTAAATACCGCGATATTCTCGAAGCCAAAATAAACATCAACGGAAAAACAGTACACATGTTCGTCAATCACTGGAAATCCAAAAGTGGACCCGAAAGTGAACGATTAGCCTGTGCAAAACGGCTTCTTCTACGACTTAAAGAGCTACCTCACAATGAACCCTTTGTCCTTCTTGGCGATTTTAACTCCCACTATGAAGAGTATAAAACCTTTTTAAAAAGCCGTAAACTCAACAATACCGAGGGGATTACCGGAATCAACCATATCCTCCACACCATCGATGATGATAATAATCCTATCACCTACGAAACATTGCAAAAATCTACCGACACTCTCTACAACCTTTGGTACGACCTTACGGAAGAAAAACGGTGGAGTCATCTCTTTAGGGGAAAAGGGGAAGCTCTCGATAACATCATCATCCCCCACGCATTAGCTGATGGTCAGGGGATAGAATACATACGGGGGAGTTTTGAACGCTTTGATCCGGACTATCTCTTTGATAAAGGGAAGCCTTACCGCTGGAAATCGAGCCGAAACTACCCGAAACATCATTTAGGAGAGGGGTATTCCGATCACTTACCGATTTATGCTTTGTTTCGAATATAG
- a CDS encoding trypsin-like peptidase domain-containing protein, translating into MKQLTQETLETSIESIVQIMTPYGTGSGFIIGDLIVTNSHVVGGLKEVTISTKTLPRTIGEVIYDDAGYDLAFIASPSPIHPNQPLRLCTETINDGDTVVAIGHPYGLNYSTTEGIISKAIRVQGEAEYIQFDAAINPGNSGGPLFNEAGEVIGVNTFIIQNSNNLGFALPYYLLQEALENFLALNQTNIIRCVSCKNLIQESNIANDYCPKCGIKLDVAKRRREGYKPSGAVALIEKIINKLGVNVTLSRRSQRSWRFDGQNTRIEVNYYDNGVVIADAALCRIPQENIELLYDFLLSENERLEDLQLSIDQNTVYLSYVIIDTSLTQEYGERAFTALYTQAPLYQKNLIENFKAPEPKFDEFE; encoded by the coding sequence ATGAAACAATTGACCCAAGAGACACTCGAAACCTCAATCGAAAGTATCGTCCAAATCATGACCCCTTATGGGACAGGAAGTGGGTTTATAATCGGTGATTTAATTGTTACGAACTCCCATGTTGTAGGAGGGCTTAAAGAGGTGACTATTAGCACCAAAACGCTCCCTAGAACGATAGGTGAGGTTATTTACGATGATGCGGGATACGATTTGGCATTTATCGCGTCCCCCTCCCCTATCCATCCCAATCAACCGCTCCGTCTTTGCACAGAGACGATTAATGATGGGGATACTGTTGTCGCTATCGGACACCCTTACGGTCTCAATTATTCAACCACCGAGGGGATTATCTCCAAAGCAATACGGGTACAAGGAGAAGCCGAATACATCCAATTCGATGCCGCCATCAATCCCGGTAATAGCGGGGGTCCTCTATTTAACGAAGCTGGAGAGGTGATCGGAGTCAATACCTTTATCATCCAAAATTCCAATAATCTAGGATTTGCCCTCCCCTATTATCTCCTCCAAGAGGCATTGGAGAATTTCTTAGCTCTGAATCAAACCAATATTATCCGTTGCGTATCGTGTAAAAATTTGATTCAAGAATCGAATATTGCAAATGATTACTGCCCCAAGTGCGGTATCAAACTCGATGTTGCCAAACGTCGTCGTGAAGGGTACAAACCCTCTGGTGCAGTAGCCCTCATCGAAAAAATTATCAATAAATTAGGGGTCAACGTCACCTTGTCTCGACGATCTCAACGAAGCTGGCGATTTGATGGACAAAATACACGTATTGAAGTCAATTATTATGATAACGGAGTCGTTATCGCCGATGCGGCACTGTGTCGGATTCCCCAAGAGAATATTGAACTGCTTTATGATTTTTTACTCTCAGAAAATGAGCGTTTAGAAGATTTACAACTCTCTATCGATCAAAATACCGTCTATCTCTCGTATGTGATTATCGATACCTCTCTCACCCAAGAGTACGGAGAACGAGCATTTACCGCCCTTTATACCCAAGCACCTCTCTATCAAAAAAATCTGATTGAGAATTTTAAAGCCCCTGAACCGAAGTTTGATGAGTTTGAATAA
- the pyrH gene encoding UMP kinase, whose amino-acid sequence MGYKRVLVKFSGEALAGENGYGIDTKILKFIATEIKTLVDAGIEVGIVIGAGNIIRGVTAAADGIIRRTSGDYMGMLGTVINSIAVQEACEHEGILVRVQSAIKMEQIAEAFIVRRAMRHLEKGRVVIFAAGTGNPFFTTDTAATLRAVEIGAEVIIKATKVDGVYNKDPKKFADAIKLPSLGYEEALQDHIKVMDDTSIALAKENKLPIIVCDMFTPGNLLSIIQGNLDTCSIVK is encoded by the coding sequence ATGGGTTACAAACGTGTATTGGTAAAGTTCTCAGGTGAGGCTTTGGCTGGTGAAAACGGTTATGGTATCGATACAAAAATCCTAAAATTTATCGCAACAGAGATTAAAACCCTCGTAGATGCAGGGATCGAAGTGGGAATTGTTATCGGTGCCGGTAACATTATCCGAGGTGTTACCGCTGCTGCGGATGGAATTATCCGTCGCACTTCAGGTGATTATATGGGGATGCTTGGAACGGTGATTAACTCGATTGCCGTACAAGAAGCGTGTGAACACGAAGGTATTTTAGTTCGTGTTCAAAGTGCCATTAAGATGGAGCAAATTGCAGAAGCTTTTATCGTCCGTCGTGCAATGCGTCATTTAGAAAAAGGGCGCGTTGTGATTTTCGCCGCAGGGACAGGGAATCCGTTTTTTACGACCGACACGGCGGCAACGCTTCGTGCGGTAGAGATCGGTGCGGAAGTTATTATTAAAGCGACCAAAGTTGATGGTGTGTATAATAAAGACCCTAAAAAGTTTGCCGATGCCATTAAGCTTCCGTCTCTAGGATATGAAGAGGCGCTCCAAGATCATATCAAAGTAATGGACGATACCTCAATCGCATTAGCCAAAGAGAATAAATTGCCGATTATCGTGTGTGATATGTTCACTCCGGGTAATCTACTCAGCATCATCCAAGGGAACTTGGATACTTGCTCAATCGTTAAATAA
- a CDS encoding M3 family metallopeptidase — MHPFIDFTLNLEIFINDLNTLITKNHVTIEKLLTIETKTYLNFVRPFDLMEDEMELLFTPLSHINAVNNSEASQKVYAEALPILTDYSTFVGQNLAIYDAFKEIKSNEYESLNIEQRKIVDLNILHFELAGAHLDEKSKERLAQINNRKSTLSNDFSQNVLDATNAYEKIITDPRDIEGIGESDLEEARFEEEGVTKYRFTLQMPSYIAYMTYGPNRTIREELYRAYTTRAPQNGAIIDELMSLRQEMAQLLGFDNYAHYSLASKMAPDTQSVLKFLNELIDTSHAQASREIDELRTIAPNIDLQSYDTAYYGEILKKAQYDIDEEEYRPYFEQHSVLNGMFTFLEKMFKIRFVKVDAPLWDEKARMYDVYDNDVLRARIYFDLEARKNKRGGAWMHNFQTHHEDCEGSTHLASAFVVCNFPPSSDTSPSLLRHDDVVTLFHEMGHTLHHVLSLTREHGVSGVNGVEWDAVEFPSQFLENFAYEPKVLKLFAKHYQSNEVLSDEMIAKLIRAKNFQSALFMLRQLEFSLFDFELHSKLYQGDAIQHLLDSIRERTTFIKPPSYNKFQNGFSHIFSGGYSAGYYSYKWAEVLSADAYYAIVDEGIFDSELAQKYKEIVLAKGGSQSMQELFHEMMGRECETAHLLRLNGIHG, encoded by the coding sequence ATGCACCCTTTTATCGACTTTACCCTTAACTTAGAGATTTTTATCAATGATTTAAACACTTTGATTACCAAAAATCACGTCACCATTGAGAAATTACTTACTATTGAGACTAAAACGTATCTCAATTTTGTCCGTCCGTTTGATCTGATGGAAGACGAGATGGAACTTTTGTTTACCCCACTTTCTCATATCAATGCGGTTAATAACTCCGAAGCTTCCCAAAAAGTATACGCGGAAGCGCTCCCTATTTTGACCGATTATTCCACCTTTGTCGGGCAAAATCTCGCCATTTACGATGCGTTTAAAGAGATTAAATCTAATGAATATGAATCACTAAACATCGAACAACGCAAAATTGTCGATCTCAATATCCTCCATTTTGAACTCGCGGGTGCCCATTTGGATGAGAAGAGCAAAGAGCGTTTAGCCCAAATCAATAACCGTAAAAGTACCCTCTCGAATGATTTTTCCCAAAACGTCCTCGATGCGACCAATGCGTATGAAAAGATTATCACCGATCCGCGCGATATCGAGGGGATAGGGGAGAGTGATCTCGAAGAGGCACGTTTTGAAGAAGAGGGGGTCACAAAATACCGTTTCACTCTCCAAATGCCCTCCTATATCGCCTACATGACTTATGGACCAAACCGCACCATCCGCGAAGAGCTGTACCGTGCTTATACAACACGCGCTCCCCAAAACGGTGCAATCATCGATGAACTCATGTCTCTACGTCAAGAGATGGCGCAACTCCTCGGATTTGATAATTACGCACACTACTCGTTGGCATCGAAAATGGCACCTGATACCCAAAGCGTCTTAAAATTTTTAAATGAACTTATCGACACCTCCCACGCACAAGCCTCGCGTGAAATTGACGAACTGCGTACCATTGCCCCCAACATCGATCTCCAAAGCTACGATACCGCCTACTACGGTGAGATTCTCAAAAAAGCTCAATATGACATCGATGAAGAGGAGTATCGCCCCTATTTTGAACAACACAGTGTTCTGAATGGGATGTTTACCTTTTTAGAAAAAATGTTCAAAATCCGTTTTGTTAAAGTTGATGCTCCACTATGGGATGAAAAAGCACGTATGTACGACGTATACGATAACGACGTACTTCGTGCACGTATCTATTTTGATCTCGAAGCACGTAAAAACAAGCGAGGTGGAGCATGGATGCACAATTTTCAAACCCACCACGAAGATTGCGAGGGGTCTACCCATCTCGCCAGTGCGTTTGTCGTGTGTAACTTCCCACCCTCATCCGACACCTCCCCATCCCTCTTACGTCACGATGATGTCGTCACCCTCTTTCATGAGATGGGGCATACCCTCCATCATGTTCTCAGTCTCACTCGTGAGCATGGGGTAAGCGGTGTAAATGGTGTCGAGTGGGATGCGGTAGAGTTCCCATCCCAATTTTTAGAAAATTTTGCCTATGAACCTAAAGTTCTCAAACTTTTTGCCAAACATTATCAATCAAATGAAGTGCTCAGTGATGAGATGATTGCCAAACTTATCCGTGCCAAGAATTTTCAAAGCGCCCTCTTTATGCTCCGCCAACTCGAATTCTCCCTCTTTGATTTTGAGCTCCATTCGAAACTCTACCAAGGAGATGCTATTCAACACCTCCTCGACTCTATCCGAGAGAGAACAACCTTTATCAAACCGCCATCGTATAACAAATTTCAAAACGGATTTTCCCACATCTTTAGCGGAGGATACAGTGCGGGGTATTACAGCTACAAATGGGCAGAAGTCCTCAGTGCAGATGCCTATTACGCTATCGTCGATGAGGGGATTTTTGATTCCGAACTGGCACAAAAATACAAAGAGATTGTATTAGCCAAAGGGGGATCGCAAAGTATGCAGGAACTTTTTCACGAGATGATGGGACGAGAGTGTGAAACGGCACATCTACTACGACTTAACGGCATTCATGGATGA
- a CDS encoding J domain-containing protein has protein sequence MSKSLYTTLEISPGASEAEIKKAYRKLARQYHPDVNKDPAAEEKFKEINAAYEVLSDKDKKAKYDQYGDSMFGGQNFHDFSRAQGGNVDLDEILRSMFGGGGAGGFSGGGFGGFGGGFGGGGFGGGMNLDIDANVTIPFAVAVLGGKHAISLNGDSFDIKIPAGIKNGEKLRVRGKGKKHGSQVGDLYLKIEVGSNPEYEREGDNLVKTFNVPLYAALFGGKVAVQTLEKEVTLKVPENTKNGQRFRLKEMGVMNRQSNVRGDLYLKANIVLPAVDKIDSDLVEAMKKTLPQE, from the coding sequence ATGTCAAAAAGTTTATACACTACTCTCGAAATATCCCCCGGCGCAAGTGAAGCGGAGATTAAAAAAGCGTACCGCAAGCTCGCCCGTCAATATCACCCCGATGTGAACAAAGACCCCGCAGCAGAAGAGAAATTTAAAGAGATTAATGCCGCGTATGAAGTGTTGAGTGATAAAGATAAAAAAGCGAAATACGATCAGTATGGGGACTCGATGTTCGGTGGTCAGAATTTCCATGATTTTTCTCGTGCCCAAGGTGGCAATGTCGATTTGGATGAGATTTTACGCAGTATGTTCGGTGGCGGCGGTGCTGGCGGATTCAGCGGCGGTGGTTTCGGTGGATTTGGTGGCGGTTTCGGCGGTGGTGGATTTGGAGGGGGGATGAACCTCGATATCGATGCTAATGTAACCATCCCATTTGCCGTTGCAGTGCTCGGAGGCAAACATGCTATCAGTCTTAATGGGGATAGTTTTGATATTAAAATTCCTGCCGGTATTAAAAACGGTGAAAAACTTCGTGTTCGCGGAAAAGGGAAAAAACACGGTTCCCAAGTGGGTGACTTGTATTTAAAGATTGAGGTTGGAAGCAACCCTGAGTATGAGAGAGAGGGGGATAACCTCGTCAAAACGTTTAATGTTCCTCTCTATGCAGCACTCTTTGGGGGTAAAGTAGCGGTTCAAACGTTGGAGAAAGAGGTAACCCTTAAAGTGCCTGAAAATACCAAAAACGGACAACGTTTTCGCCTCAAAGAGATGGGGGTAATGAACCGTCAGAGCAATGTACGTGGCGATTTGTATCTAAAAGCCAATATCGTGTTGCCAGCTGTTGATAAAATCGATTCGGATTTGGTCGAAGCGATGAAAAAAACACTTCCACAGGAGTAG
- a CDS encoding helix-turn-helix transcriptional regulator: MHHFDEPVYMISIVAKILDIHPQTLRQYERENLIAPSRSDGRIRLYSQRDIEKIKMILRLTREVGVNLAGVDVVIRLKDKMEAMEQEMMELRAEIARMRSSSGVPPEKSLVTKRSIYEMVIFDDDILK, from the coding sequence ATGCACCATTTTGACGAACCGGTTTATATGATCAGTATTGTTGCCAAGATTTTGGATATCCACCCTCAGACCCTTCGTCAATATGAGCGGGAAAACTTAATTGCCCCGTCACGTTCGGATGGGCGGATACGTCTTTATTCTCAGCGTGATATCGAAAAAATCAAAATGATTTTACGTCTGACTCGTGAAGTAGGGGTGAACCTCGCGGGAGTCGATGTAGTGATTCGTCTCAAAGACAAAATGGAAGCGATGGAGCAAGAGATGATGGAGTTACGCGCCGAAATCGCACGTATGCGAAGCTCTAGCGGTGTCCCTCCTGAAAAATCACTCGTGACCAAACGTAGTATTTACGAAATGGTCATTTTCGATGATGATATTCTCAAATAA